A single region of the Halorussus salinus genome encodes:
- a CDS encoding HesB/IscA family protein — protein MSTDTAPDGDATPKIEVTPDAADEALGLLESEELDTGIAGLRLFVQQGGCAGLSYGMRFDEEPEEDDTVYEHHGLRVFVDPASMNYIEGSVVDYEDGLQGAGFHVENPNVVSECGCGESFRT, from the coding sequence ATGAGTACCGACACCGCACCCGACGGCGACGCCACGCCGAAAATCGAGGTGACGCCCGACGCCGCCGACGAAGCACTCGGACTGCTGGAGAGCGAGGAGCTAGACACGGGAATCGCCGGACTCCGCCTGTTCGTCCAGCAGGGCGGCTGTGCGGGCCTCTCCTACGGGATGCGATTCGACGAGGAGCCGGAAGAAGACGACACGGTGTACGAGCATCACGGTCTCCGGGTGTTCGTGGACCCCGCGAGCATGAACTACATCGAGGGGAGCGTCGTGGACTACGAGGACGGCCTGCAGGGTGCGGGCTTCCACGTCGAGAACCCGAACGTCGTCAGCGAGTGTGGCTGTGGCGAGAGCTTCCGGACGTAG
- a CDS encoding dodecin, with amino-acid sequence MVFKKITLIGTSSESFDAAADDAIDRAEETLQNVKWIEVDELGVEVANAPDREYQAEVTVAFELEE; translated from the coding sequence ATGGTGTTCAAGAAGATCACGCTCATCGGCACGAGTTCCGAGAGTTTCGACGCCGCCGCGGACGACGCCATCGACCGCGCCGAGGAGACCCTCCAGAACGTGAAGTGGATCGAAGTAGACGAGTTGGGCGTCGAGGTGGCCAACGCGCCGGACCGCGAGTATCAGGCCGAGGTCACGGTCGCCTTCGAGTTGGAGGAGTAG
- a CDS encoding metal-dependent hydrolase, with translation MMVGHAMVAFAVATAVTMRRWPSERALTFGAIAGAFAAVPDVDMLYAVVGLAQVGFGGVWAMTEAFWQSSHLVHRAVTHSLVVGVVASAAFAAAVAGRKTAASRSDGRWSRLGGRWSRLLAAALVTGLTAASVAESGLLGGAVMLAFLLAGLAVAAVAARRTDFGPRTILAAALLGLLTHPFGDLFTGAPPRFLYPLDLRLLTERVTLLADPTLNLLAVFGVELATIWLAGYVYLRATDRRLLEHVDTRAAFGAAYAIAAVAMPAPTLDVSYHFVFSILAVGAVGVAPNLLPSRSVLSAEWNEAVTWVLTGLTAVSIAALTYTLVYVSVPFA, from the coding sequence ATGATGGTCGGGCACGCGATGGTCGCGTTCGCCGTAGCGACCGCCGTCACGATGCGACGGTGGCCCAGCGAGCGCGCCCTCACATTCGGGGCGATTGCGGGCGCGTTCGCCGCGGTGCCGGACGTGGACATGCTCTACGCCGTCGTCGGCCTCGCGCAGGTCGGGTTCGGGGGCGTTTGGGCCATGACCGAAGCGTTCTGGCAGAGTTCCCACCTCGTCCACCGCGCCGTGACCCACTCGCTCGTCGTCGGCGTCGTCGCCAGCGCGGCGTTCGCGGCGGCGGTCGCGGGGCGCAAGACCGCGGCGTCGCGCTCGGACGGCCGATGGTCTCGCCTCGGCGGCCGCTGGTCTCGGCTCCTCGCGGCCGCGCTCGTGACGGGACTGACCGCCGCGTCGGTCGCCGAGAGCGGCCTCCTCGGCGGCGCGGTGATGCTGGCGTTCCTCCTCGCGGGCCTCGCCGTCGCGGCGGTCGCCGCGCGCCGGACCGACTTCGGCCCGCGGACGATTCTGGCCGCGGCGCTTCTGGGGTTGCTTACCCACCCCTTCGGCGACCTGTTCACGGGCGCGCCGCCGCGCTTCCTGTATCCGCTGGACCTGCGTCTGCTGACCGAGCGCGTCACCCTGCTCGCGGACCCGACGCTCAACCTGTTGGCGGTGTTCGGCGTCGAGTTGGCGACTATCTGGCTCGCGGGGTACGTCTACCTGCGCGCGACCGACCGGCGTCTCCTCGAACACGTGGACACCCGCGCGGCGTTCGGGGCCGCCTACGCCATCGCGGCGGTGGCGATGCCCGCGCCGACGCTCGACGTGTCGTACCACTTCGTGTTCTCGATTCTGGCGGTCGGCGCGGTCGGGGTCGCGCCGAACCTCCTGCCCTCCCGGTCGGTGTTGTCCGCGGAGTGGAACGAGGCCGTGACGTGGGTGTTGACCGGCCTGACGGCGGTCTCCATCGCCGCGCTGACCTACACGCTGGTCTACGTGTCGGTCCCGTTCGCGTGA